Proteins encoded by one window of Myxococcus guangdongensis:
- a CDS encoding M16 family metallopeptidase — MSFTPYRDVLPSGLRVVTVETPHLHTALLAIYVRTGSRHETPANNGVSHYLEHLFFRGSESWPDTVRMNAAVEEVGGNLNGVTTRDHGYYYTPLHPAHLRVGMDILGDMLTRPRLTDMEVERQIILEEMLDEVDEKGRDIDLDNLSKHLLFPQHPLAQKIAGTRDSVSALKHAQVLEHFAQHYVSGNLVVTAAGRVRREEVLELAERAFAHLPRGPASSEAPPPQGAPGPLLHFVTHDESQTEFRLNFRAVPEQHEDYPALQILRRVLDDGLSSRLPFEIVEKRGLAYSVHASLDGYHDAGLFEVEAASAPEKAAQVVEESLRVIAQLCDTEIGEEELTRAKRRHRMLLEFSQDSPGELAGWFGGTELFRTPETFAHRADLVDSQSAARVREVARRYFRRDNLTVVAVGQRKGLKALERVVAEAPGLP, encoded by the coding sequence ATGAGCTTCACACCGTATCGGGACGTGCTGCCCTCCGGGCTGCGCGTCGTCACCGTCGAGACGCCCCACCTCCACACCGCCCTGCTCGCCATCTACGTCCGCACCGGCAGCCGGCACGAGACGCCCGCCAACAACGGCGTCAGCCACTACCTGGAACACCTGTTCTTCCGGGGCAGCGAGAGCTGGCCGGACACGGTGCGGATGAACGCGGCCGTGGAGGAGGTCGGCGGCAACCTCAACGGCGTCACCACCCGGGATCACGGCTACTACTACACGCCCCTGCACCCGGCGCACCTGCGCGTGGGCATGGACATCCTGGGCGACATGCTCACCCGCCCCCGCCTCACCGACATGGAGGTGGAGCGGCAGATCATCCTCGAGGAGATGCTCGACGAGGTGGACGAGAAGGGCCGGGACATCGACCTGGACAACCTGTCCAAGCACCTGCTCTTCCCCCAGCACCCGCTGGCGCAGAAGATCGCCGGCACGCGCGACTCCGTCTCCGCGCTGAAGCACGCGCAGGTGCTGGAGCACTTCGCCCAGCACTACGTCTCCGGCAACCTGGTCGTCACCGCCGCGGGCCGCGTGCGCCGTGAAGAGGTGCTGGAGCTCGCCGAGCGCGCCTTCGCCCACCTGCCGCGCGGCCCCGCCAGCTCGGAGGCCCCCCCGCCCCAGGGCGCGCCCGGGCCCCTGCTCCACTTCGTCACCCACGACGAGTCGCAGACGGAGTTCCGCCTCAACTTCCGCGCCGTGCCGGAGCAGCACGAGGACTACCCCGCGCTCCAGATTCTGCGCCGCGTGCTGGATGACGGCCTGTCCTCGCGGCTGCCGTTCGAAATCGTGGAGAAGCGGGGCCTGGCGTACTCGGTCCACGCCTCGCTGGACGGCTACCACGACGCGGGCCTGTTCGAGGTGGAGGCCGCGAGCGCCCCGGAGAAGGCCGCGCAGGTGGTGGAGGAGTCCCTGCGGGTGATTGCCCAGCTGTGCGACACGGAGATTGGCGAGGAGGAGCTGACCCGCGCCAAGCGCCGTCACCGGATGCTGCTGGAGTTCTCCCAGGACTCGCCGGGGGAGCTGGCCGGGTGGTTCGGCGGCACGGAGCTGTTCCGCACGCCGGAGACCTTCGCCCACCGCGCGGACCTGGTGGACTCGCAGTCCGCGGCGCGCGTACGCGAGGTGGCGCGGCGCTACTTCCGGCGCGACAACCTGACGGTGGTGGCGGTGGGCCAGCGCAAGGGCCTCAAGGCGCTGGAGCGCGTGGTGGCCGAGGCGCCGGGACTCCCCTGA
- a CDS encoding tetratricopeptide repeat protein, whose translation MPWRKRNLPWTLALLLPLACKEPEAAAVQNRAQQAQSALGEARVQLASGQPAAALNALKRAATAAPDSAEPFLLMADAHLMNNNMGAAIMSLKQAEALIPGTDPSIQKQLSELYRSNGNTQEALAILVTLRDSGLLQEKDILDLARFQAREGQIEAAFATLESVLRDSPDDPEAKAVEAEVLLMKGDELLAANLMDKLLQQNPAHTAARLLRARYFLVSGVPQMAEADLQAVEGKDAQRSDVVTLRARALLAQGRAKDAEAALKALVDAEPQNAEALAWMAETVLAQGRRADALALVDRALTFRPRLARGLYVRGRAQEEAKDMKGAEESYRFALSAEPRFAPVHSRLWRLYLQTDRKVDAFSSLERMLNLGEASLEEKVALARLSAQLQTQMARGMKLIDEALQKEPDNTEYQEVKKSLVSMTPKPKKKPSGPVIIRGGR comes from the coding sequence ATGCCCTGGAGAAAACGAAACCTGCCCTGGACCCTGGCGCTCCTCCTCCCGCTTGCCTGCAAGGAGCCAGAGGCCGCGGCCGTCCAGAACCGTGCTCAACAAGCCCAGAGCGCCCTGGGCGAGGCCCGCGTCCAGCTGGCCAGTGGACAGCCCGCCGCCGCGCTCAACGCCCTCAAGCGCGCCGCCACCGCCGCGCCCGACAGCGCCGAGCCCTTCCTGCTGATGGCCGACGCCCACCTCATGAACAACAACATGGGCGCGGCCATCATGTCCCTCAAGCAGGCCGAGGCCCTCATCCCCGGCACGGACCCGTCCATCCAGAAGCAGCTCTCCGAGCTGTACCGCAGCAACGGCAACACCCAGGAGGCCCTGGCCATCCTCGTGACGCTGCGCGACTCGGGCCTCCTCCAGGAGAAGGACATCCTGGACCTGGCGCGCTTCCAGGCCCGCGAGGGGCAGATTGAAGCCGCCTTCGCCACGCTGGAGAGCGTGCTGCGCGACAGCCCGGACGACCCCGAGGCCAAGGCGGTGGAGGCGGAGGTCCTCCTCATGAAGGGCGACGAGCTGCTCGCCGCCAACCTCATGGACAAGCTGCTGCAGCAGAACCCCGCGCACACCGCCGCGCGCCTGCTCCGCGCCCGCTACTTCCTGGTCAGCGGCGTGCCGCAGATGGCCGAGGCGGACCTCCAGGCGGTGGAGGGCAAGGACGCCCAGCGCTCGGACGTCGTCACCCTGAGGGCCCGCGCGCTGCTCGCCCAGGGTCGCGCCAAGGACGCCGAGGCCGCGCTCAAGGCGCTGGTCGACGCCGAGCCGCAGAACGCCGAGGCCCTGGCGTGGATGGCGGAGACGGTGCTCGCGCAGGGCCGTCGCGCGGACGCGCTGGCGCTGGTGGACCGCGCGCTCACGTTCCGCCCCCGGCTGGCCCGGGGCCTCTACGTGCGAGGCCGCGCGCAGGAGGAGGCCAAGGACATGAAGGGCGCGGAGGAGAGCTACCGCTTCGCCCTCAGCGCCGAGCCGCGCTTCGCGCCGGTGCACTCCCGGCTGTGGCGGCTGTATCTCCAGACGGACCGCAAGGTGGACGCGTTCTCGTCGCTGGAGCGGATGCTCAACCTGGGCGAGGCCTCGCTCGAGGAGAAGGTCGCCCTGGCCCGGCTCTCCGCTCAGCTGCAGACGCAGATGGCCCGGGGCATGAAGCTCATCGACGAGGCGCTCCAGAAGGAGCCCGACAACACCGAGTACCAGGAGGTGAAGAAGTCCCTGGTCTCGATGACGCCGAAGCCGAAGAAGAAGCCCTCCGGCCCCGTCATCATCCGCGGCGGTCGCTGA
- a CDS encoding invertase recombinase-like protein yields the protein MVACGDGDSDPVVVVPDAGHQVPDSGNGTPDSGGGTPDSGGDLPDAGGEPPDAGGELPDAGGEVPDAGGEIPDAGGELPDAGGEIPDAGVTPDAGNETPDAGVTPDAGNETPDAGNETPDAGNETPDAGNETPDAGSETPDAGGGTPDAGGEPPVVSVITNWGFEAWSGSLPDAWLGSKSNLAGSDVQKVTSGAFEGSNAARLTNASSTHRRFTTAANTLLAGRYTCTYQVRGTGEIRNAFFDDDYSSYTGYTSVDTSTWRQLTYTFNLAGDVFDTFELIFSIRNTSGEHLTLDDVRCTRAPQPCDTVTCEPWAKCDNTTVTCEPLAGRCYDTVDCNEWQTCDATNTCVTAENRCVRHADCAGTPETPVCQTSTHQCIPGNPCAGVTCSNPATTCNPTSGVCELAPGACFTTYDCVGALPACDSATKRCVPADHASNIIRNGGFESWNVYSIPYQGNHLIPDYWYGMDNGLADPGTEIRATRLKQYTAAVHGGTTALQFIVPIEVAERFSLEKFNVPSGNYSCSYRVRGHGTIRHRIYSSAGWNPQTDFLTVDSDEWQPVFFKFAGNVRDWRLFLYPSRSVADRDHLQVDDVVCTKD from the coding sequence ATGGTCGCCTGCGGTGATGGTGATTCGGATCCAGTGGTGGTGGTTCCTGATGCCGGCCACCAGGTGCCGGACTCAGGTAACGGGACCCCCGACTCGGGTGGTGGGACGCCGGATTCAGGTGGGGACCTCCCCGACGCGGGTGGTGAGCCACCCGATGCTGGCGGTGAGCTTCCTGACGCGGGCGGCGAAGTCCCCGACGCGGGTGGCGAAATCCCAGATGCCGGTGGCGAGCTTCCCGACGCGGGCGGCGAAATCCCCGACGCGGGCGTGACGCCGGACGCGGGCAACGAGACGCCGGACGCGGGCGTGACGCCTGACGCGGGCAACGAGACGCCGGACGCGGGCAACGAGACGCCTGACGCGGGCAACGAGACGCCGGACGCGGGCAACGAGACGCCGGACGCGGGCAGCGAGACGCCCGACGCCGGTGGTGGCACGCCGGATGCCGGTGGCGAGCCGCCCGTGGTGAGCGTCATCACGAACTGGGGCTTCGAGGCCTGGTCTGGCTCGCTGCCCGACGCGTGGCTCGGCAGCAAGTCGAACCTCGCCGGCAGCGACGTGCAGAAGGTGACGAGCGGCGCCTTCGAGGGCTCCAACGCGGCCCGACTGACGAACGCCTCGTCCACGCACCGTCGCTTCACCACGGCGGCGAACACGCTGCTCGCGGGCCGCTACACCTGCACCTACCAGGTGCGTGGCACCGGTGAGATCCGCAACGCCTTCTTCGACGACGACTACTCCAGCTACACCGGCTACACCTCGGTCGACACCTCCACGTGGCGGCAGCTGACGTACACCTTCAACCTGGCCGGCGACGTCTTCGACACCTTCGAGCTCATCTTCAGCATCCGCAACACCAGCGGTGAGCACCTGACGCTCGACGACGTGCGCTGCACGCGCGCGCCCCAGCCGTGTGACACCGTGACGTGCGAGCCCTGGGCGAAGTGCGACAACACCACCGTGACGTGCGAGCCGCTCGCCGGCCGCTGCTACGACACCGTCGACTGCAACGAGTGGCAGACCTGCGACGCCACCAACACCTGCGTGACGGCCGAGAACCGCTGCGTCCGCCACGCCGACTGCGCTGGCACGCCCGAGACCCCCGTCTGCCAGACCTCCACGCACCAGTGCATCCCCGGCAACCCGTGCGCGGGCGTCACCTGCAGCAACCCGGCGACCACCTGCAACCCGACCTCCGGCGTGTGCGAGCTGGCCCCTGGCGCCTGCTTCACCACCTACGACTGCGTGGGCGCGCTGCCCGCGTGTGACTCGGCCACCAAGCGCTGCGTGCCCGCCGACCACGCCTCGAACATCATCCGCAACGGCGGCTTCGAGAGCTGGAACGTCTACTCCATCCCCTACCAGGGCAATCACCTCATCCCCGACTACTGGTACGGCATGGACAACGGCCTCGCGGACCCGGGCACGGAGATCCGGGCCACGCGCCTGAAGCAGTACACGGCCGCGGTGCACGGCGGCACGACGGCGCTCCAGTTCATCGTCCCCATCGAGGTGGCCGAGCGCTTCTCCCTGGAGAAGTTCAACGTCCCCAGCGGCAACTACTCCTGCTCGTACCGGGTGAGGGGCCACGGCACCATCCGTCACCGCATCTACTCGAGCGCCGGCTGGAACCCGCAGACCGACTTCCTCACCGTGGACAGCGATGAGTGGCAGCCGGTGTTCTTCAAGTTCGCGGGCAACGTGCGCGACTGGCGGCTGTTCCTCTACCCGAGCCGCAGCGTGGCCGACCGCGACCACCTCCAGGTCGACGACGTCGTCTGCACGAAGGACTAG
- a CDS encoding SDR family oxidoreductase — protein sequence MQMKNAVALVTGANRGLGRAFAQALLERGARKVYAAAREPSSVDIPGVVPVRLDVTRPEQLEALVREAGDVSLLINNAGILKGTSLLGQDALAAARAELETNYLGPLATSSAFAPVLAKNGGGAILNVLSVLSWMAFPGSASYSASKAAAWALTNGLRKELAAQKTQVVALHVGYMDTDMAQKVTAPKSSTADVVRQTLEAIEAGQDEVLADEVSRNVKQGLSAGVYLQR from the coding sequence ATGCAGATGAAGAATGCGGTTGCCCTGGTTACGGGCGCCAATCGTGGGTTGGGGCGTGCGTTCGCGCAGGCGTTGTTGGAGCGAGGGGCTCGCAAGGTGTACGCGGCGGCGAGGGAGCCTTCGAGCGTGGACATCCCGGGCGTGGTCCCGGTCCGCCTGGATGTGACGCGGCCCGAGCAGTTGGAGGCGCTGGTCCGCGAGGCGGGCGACGTGTCGCTGCTCATCAACAACGCGGGCATCCTGAAGGGCACGAGCCTGCTGGGGCAGGATGCGCTGGCCGCGGCTCGCGCCGAGCTGGAGACGAACTACCTGGGGCCCCTGGCGACGAGCAGCGCCTTCGCGCCCGTGCTGGCGAAGAACGGCGGCGGCGCCATCCTCAACGTGCTCTCGGTGCTCAGCTGGATGGCCTTCCCGGGGTCCGCCAGCTACAGCGCCTCGAAGGCGGCCGCGTGGGCGCTGACCAACGGGCTGCGCAAGGAGCTGGCCGCGCAGAAGACGCAGGTGGTGGCCCTGCATGTGGGCTACATGGACACGGACATGGCCCAGAAGGTCACCGCGCCGAAGTCGAGCACCGCCGACGTGGTGCGCCAGACGCTGGAGGCCATCGAAGCGGGCCAGGACGAGGTGCTCGCCGACGAGGTGAGCCGCAACGTCAAGCAGGGGCTGTCCGCGGGGGTCTATCTCCAGCGCTGA
- a CDS encoding DUF779 domain-containing protein, with the protein MSDTRAGPGAGGQAEPTVARVAVTPEAAAVIRSLRATHGPLMFHQSGGCCDGSAPMCYPIKEFRIGQRDVFLGDVEDCPVYIGGAQFELWQHTHLTLDVVPGRGAGFSVESPLGVRFLTRSRVFTDEEYERMKHEPPPRRGPPE; encoded by the coding sequence ATGAGTGACACCCGTGCCGGGCCCGGCGCGGGTGGGCAGGCGGAGCCCACGGTGGCCCGGGTGGCGGTGACGCCCGAGGCCGCCGCGGTCATCCGCTCCCTGCGTGCCACGCATGGGCCGTTGATGTTCCACCAGTCCGGCGGCTGCTGCGACGGCAGCGCGCCCATGTGCTACCCCATCAAGGAGTTCCGCATCGGTCAGCGGGACGTCTTCCTGGGAGACGTCGAGGACTGCCCCGTCTACATCGGCGGCGCGCAGTTCGAGCTCTGGCAGCACACGCACCTGACGCTGGATGTGGTGCCTGGGCGGGGCGCGGGCTTCAGCGTCGAGTCGCCCCTGGGCGTGCGCTTCCTCACGCGAAGCCGTGTCTTCACGGACGAGGAATACGAGCGCATGAAGCACGAGCCGCCGCCGAGGCGCGGACCTCCGGAATGA
- the adh gene encoding aldehyde dehydrogenase translates to MIYAAPNQPGSKVKFKSRYQNFIGGRWVEPKRGQYFENITPVTGQVFCEVARSTAEDIELALDAAHAARVSWGRTSPTARANILLKIADRMEQNLELLAVAESWDNGKPVRETLAADLPLAIDHFRYFAGCIRAQEGTVGELDHDTVAYHFHEPLGVVGQIIPWNFPILMAAWKVAPALAAGNCVVLKPAEQTPVGILVLTELIQDLLPEGVFNVVNGFGIEAGKPLASSPRVAKVAFTGETTTGRLILQYASENLIPVTLELGGKSPNIFFDDVMAHDDDFLDKAMEGFAMFALNQGEVCTCPSRALVGEKIYSQFMERALERVKKVRPGNPLDTDTRLGAQASNDQLEKILGYIDIGKKEGAKVLAGGERVSLPGDLKDGYYVAPTVFQGHNKMRVFQEEIFGPVVSVTTFKDFDDAMRIANDTLYGLGAGVWTRDTNTAYRAGRTIEAGRVWTNCYHLYPAHAAFGGYKQSGIGRETHRKMLDHYQQTKNLLVSYSPKAMGFF, encoded by the coding sequence ATGATCTACGCCGCCCCCAATCAGCCCGGCTCGAAGGTGAAGTTCAAGTCCCGCTACCAGAACTTCATCGGCGGTCGGTGGGTCGAGCCGAAGCGTGGCCAGTATTTCGAGAACATCACGCCCGTGACGGGCCAGGTCTTCTGTGAGGTCGCCCGCTCCACGGCGGAGGACATCGAGCTGGCGCTGGACGCCGCGCACGCGGCACGTGTGTCCTGGGGCCGCACGTCGCCCACGGCGCGCGCAAACATCCTGCTGAAGATCGCCGACCGGATGGAGCAGAACCTGGAGCTGCTCGCGGTGGCGGAGTCCTGGGACAACGGCAAGCCGGTCCGCGAGACGCTCGCGGCGGACCTGCCGCTGGCCATCGACCACTTCCGCTACTTCGCCGGCTGCATCCGCGCGCAGGAAGGCACCGTGGGCGAGCTGGACCACGACACCGTCGCCTACCACTTCCACGAGCCCCTGGGCGTGGTGGGGCAGATCATCCCGTGGAACTTCCCCATCCTGATGGCGGCGTGGAAGGTGGCGCCCGCGCTGGCGGCGGGCAACTGCGTGGTGCTCAAGCCCGCGGAGCAGACGCCCGTGGGCATCCTGGTGCTCACCGAGCTCATCCAGGACCTGCTGCCCGAGGGCGTCTTCAACGTCGTCAACGGCTTCGGCATCGAGGCGGGCAAGCCGCTGGCCAGCAGCCCCCGCGTGGCCAAGGTGGCCTTCACGGGCGAGACGACGACGGGCCGGCTCATCCTCCAGTACGCGAGCGAGAACCTCATCCCGGTGACGCTGGAGCTGGGCGGCAAGAGCCCGAACATCTTCTTCGACGACGTGATGGCCCACGACGACGACTTCCTGGACAAGGCGATGGAGGGCTTCGCCATGTTCGCGCTGAACCAGGGAGAGGTCTGCACGTGTCCGTCGCGCGCGCTGGTGGGCGAGAAGATCTACTCGCAGTTCATGGAGCGCGCGCTGGAGCGCGTGAAGAAGGTGCGCCCGGGCAACCCGCTGGACACCGACACCAGGCTGGGCGCGCAGGCGTCGAATGACCAGCTGGAGAAGATCCTCGGCTACATCGACATCGGCAAGAAGGAGGGCGCCAAGGTGCTCGCCGGCGGCGAGCGCGTGAGCCTGCCGGGCGACCTCAAGGACGGCTACTACGTGGCGCCGACGGTGTTCCAGGGCCACAACAAGATGCGCGTCTTCCAGGAGGAGATCTTCGGACCGGTGGTGAGCGTCACCACGTTCAAGGACTTCGACGACGCGATGCGCATCGCCAACGACACGCTGTACGGCCTGGGCGCGGGCGTGTGGACGCGCGACACGAACACGGCCTACCGCGCGGGGCGCACCATCGAGGCGGGGCGCGTGTGGACCAACTGCTACCACCTGTACCCGGCGCACGCGGCGTTCGGCGGCTACAAGCAGTCGGGCATCGGCCGCGAGACGCACCGCAAGATGCTGGACCACTACCAGCAGACCAAGAACCTGCTCGTCAGCTACAGCCCGAAGGCGATGGGGTTCTTCTGA
- a CDS encoding sigma-54-dependent Fis family transcriptional regulator — MGTLTLSASAHLWEQFLVGALDEDAGACVPEPPPILSRWQRSRALGAPSTGLPDEGPSVGGLALVERRARLEPVWHEVRDMLDVLAAAPLPSGRVALLADREGVILATRSSGGDFAGHADYVRLVAGACWDEVSRGTNAIGTALAESSAVAVVGPAHYAQRHHGLVCYAAPVRDPFGEVLGVLDVTGPAGGADPLVLVAVASIAHSAEARLREVAWARVAAAARGGLEARLAREDGPVLLVESPGRVRRLNGAARALFGVESASEEASPGRVLGLSWRTLKDAALRGQVLEASHRDTGASWRVHPEAVGEGDGESALAVLVRLEPRLTRGQARTARASVDARFEKDVWSELKGSDSAHRATLREAARFAPTSVPVLLLSETGTGKELLARAVHAASAVSAGPFVAVNCGALSAALLESELFGHAPGAFTGARSGGAEGKLAAADGGTLFLDELAEMPAALQVMLLRVLEDGGYSRVGESRVRHSRFRLVGATCRDLEAAVRSGAFRQDLYYRLQGALLRLPPLREREDLPELAQVLLRQLASEGGHPPSTLSAAALARLCAHRWPGNVRELKTVLRLALVRADGSPVIDVSALSLEPGRAPVSVEPGAVSHAAPGQAPRTGVAADSHAAPESPTGLREVEANAILEALSRSGGNVARAARLLGIARSTLYRMVERFGLVLPPRS; from the coding sequence ATGGGAACGCTCACGCTCAGCGCCTCGGCGCACCTGTGGGAGCAGTTCCTCGTCGGCGCGCTCGACGAGGACGCAGGGGCCTGTGTTCCGGAGCCGCCGCCCATCCTGTCCCGCTGGCAGCGCTCCCGAGCGCTCGGGGCTCCGAGCACCGGCCTGCCCGACGAGGGACCCAGCGTCGGGGGACTCGCGCTCGTGGAGCGACGGGCCCGGCTGGAGCCGGTGTGGCACGAGGTCCGCGACATGCTGGACGTGCTCGCCGCCGCGCCCCTGCCCTCGGGCCGGGTGGCGCTGTTGGCGGACCGGGAAGGCGTCATCCTCGCCACGCGCAGCTCGGGTGGGGACTTCGCGGGCCATGCGGACTACGTGCGCCTGGTGGCGGGGGCTTGCTGGGACGAGGTGTCCCGCGGCACGAATGCCATCGGCACCGCGCTGGCGGAGTCCTCGGCGGTGGCCGTGGTGGGCCCGGCGCACTACGCGCAGCGGCACCATGGGCTCGTCTGTTACGCGGCGCCGGTGAGAGATCCGTTCGGCGAGGTGCTCGGCGTACTGGACGTCACGGGCCCCGCGGGTGGGGCGGACCCGCTGGTGCTGGTGGCGGTGGCGAGCATCGCCCACTCGGCGGAGGCGCGGCTGCGCGAGGTCGCCTGGGCGCGGGTGGCCGCGGCGGCGCGCGGAGGGCTGGAGGCGCGGCTGGCTCGTGAGGATGGGCCGGTGCTGCTGGTCGAGTCACCGGGGCGGGTGCGACGTCTCAATGGGGCGGCGCGTGCGCTGTTCGGCGTGGAGTCGGCCTCCGAGGAGGCGTCACCGGGGCGGGTGCTCGGGCTGTCGTGGCGGACGTTGAAGGACGCGGCGCTGCGCGGGCAGGTCCTGGAGGCGAGCCACCGCGACACGGGCGCGAGCTGGCGCGTGCATCCGGAGGCGGTGGGGGAGGGGGACGGGGAGTCGGCGCTCGCGGTGCTGGTGCGACTGGAGCCTCGGCTGACGCGGGGGCAGGCGCGGACGGCGCGGGCCTCCGTGGATGCTCGCTTCGAGAAGGATGTCTGGTCCGAGCTGAAGGGCAGTGACTCCGCGCATCGCGCGACGTTGCGAGAGGCGGCCCGCTTCGCGCCCACGTCGGTGCCGGTGTTGTTGCTGTCGGAGACGGGTACGGGCAAGGAGTTGCTCGCGCGCGCGGTGCATGCGGCGAGCGCGGTGTCCGCTGGGCCGTTCGTGGCGGTCAACTGTGGCGCCCTGTCCGCGGCGTTGCTGGAGAGCGAGCTGTTCGGCCATGCGCCCGGTGCCTTCACGGGGGCGCGCTCGGGAGGCGCGGAGGGGAAGCTGGCGGCGGCGGATGGCGGCACGCTGTTCCTGGATGAGCTGGCGGAGATGCCCGCTGCGCTGCAGGTGATGCTGCTGCGCGTGTTGGAGGACGGTGGGTACTCGCGCGTCGGAGAGTCGCGCGTGAGGCACTCGCGCTTCCGGCTCGTCGGCGCGACGTGTCGCGACCTGGAGGCGGCGGTGCGCTCGGGGGCGTTCCGGCAGGACCTGTACTACCGGCTCCAGGGGGCGCTCTTGCGCCTGCCTCCGCTGCGTGAGCGGGAGGACCTGCCGGAGCTGGCGCAGGTGCTGCTGCGACAGCTCGCGAGTGAGGGAGGGCATCCTCCGAGCACGTTGTCCGCCGCGGCGCTCGCGAGGCTGTGCGCGCACCGGTGGCCGGGGAACGTGCGGGAGTTGAAGACGGTGCTGCGGTTGGCGTTGGTCCGCGCGGATGGCTCGCCCGTCATCGACGTGTCCGCGCTGTCGCTGGAGCCGGGGCGTGCCCCCGTGTCCGTGGAGCCCGGGGCCGTTTCGCACGCCGCGCCGGGGCAGGCGCCTCGAACTGGGGTCGCCGCCGATTCACACGCCGCGCCCGAGAGTCCCACGGGTCTTCGCGAAGTGGAGGCGAACGCCATCCTCGAAGCCTTGTCGCGCAGCGGTGGAAACGTGGCGCGCGCGGCCAGGCTGCTCGGGATTGCCCGCAGCACGCTCTACCGCATGGTCGAGCGCTTCGGTCTGGTGCTCCCGCCACGCTCGTGA
- a CDS encoding YtxH domain-containing protein, giving the protein MSSRQETTVQKLLLVAVLGAMTFGVGCHRNTRESAKNDAERAAEKTEDAAEDAGDAVKDAAEEAGDKIEDATDN; this is encoded by the coding sequence GTGTCGTCACGACAGGAGACGACGGTGCAGAAGCTGCTGCTGGTCGCGGTGCTGGGTGCCATGACGTTCGGCGTGGGATGCCACCGCAACACGCGTGAGAGCGCGAAGAACGATGCCGAGCGCGCCGCGGAGAAGACCGAGGACGCCGCCGAGGACGCGGGCGACGCGGTCAAGGACGCCGCCGAGGAGGCGGGCGACAAGATCGAGGACGCCACCGACAACTAG
- a CDS encoding DUF6600 domain-containing protein yields the protein MRTWNPSWRWLRAGGVGALLTVVGCATGSEQFGPQVKGSATTLSSNVSIYRDLLSPYGDWFEVPEVGWVWKPYEEQVGRDFVPYATFGQWRLSDWGWTFDTDLEWGWAAFHYGRWFVTPAHGWVWWPDDEWAPSWVDWRWGDGHIGWQPQPLPGQQVRRPWTFVASGDFVSPDVSRFLVPPDQETTLVSKTEPVGERVTGRTGQWNAGPPGEEVAQVLGAPVPRTGPLAPPTGQPPLTDSSASR from the coding sequence ATGCGCACGTGGAATCCATCCTGGCGCTGGCTGCGCGCGGGCGGCGTGGGCGCGCTGCTGACCGTGGTCGGCTGCGCGACGGGGAGCGAGCAGTTCGGTCCCCAGGTGAAGGGCAGCGCCACGACGTTGAGCAGCAACGTGTCCATCTACCGCGACCTGCTGTCGCCCTATGGCGACTGGTTCGAGGTCCCCGAGGTGGGCTGGGTCTGGAAGCCGTACGAAGAGCAGGTCGGCCGCGACTTCGTGCCCTACGCCACCTTCGGACAGTGGCGGCTGAGCGACTGGGGCTGGACGTTCGACACGGATTTGGAATGGGGCTGGGCGGCCTTCCACTACGGCCGCTGGTTCGTGACGCCCGCCCACGGCTGGGTGTGGTGGCCCGACGACGAGTGGGCACCTTCCTGGGTGGACTGGCGCTGGGGAGATGGCCACATCGGCTGGCAGCCCCAACCCCTGCCCGGCCAGCAAGTGCGGCGCCCATGGACCTTCGTGGCGTCGGGTGACTTCGTGAGCCCCGACGTCAGCCGCTTCCTGGTGCCGCCGGACCAGGAGACGACGCTCGTGAGCAAGACGGAGCCGGTGGGCGAGCGGGTGACGGGGCGCACGGGCCAGTGGAACGCGGGGCCCCCGGGTGAGGAGGTCGCGCAGGTGCTCGGTGCGCCGGTGCCGCGCACCGGGCCGCTCGCGCCGCCCACGGGACAACCTCCGCTCACCGACTCCTCCGCGTCACGCTGA